The Dreissena polymorpha isolate Duluth1 chromosome 8, UMN_Dpol_1.0, whole genome shotgun sequence genome includes the window TGAAGaaagaaacatgcatttatggGAATTTTGTGTTTATGTAAAACCATTAGTCATATTGCACATTCACATCACCGTTACGgtattcattttttaattttgtgtttttatttcatttagaaAATTTTTTTTTCGCGTCTCTCTGTTTTCCGACATTCTAAGAAAAGTAATACAAGTGTTATATGTTTTCAGATAGATGCTTGCGGGCAATTTGTGTGGCAGCAGCTATGCTGAGAAGGTTCACGATCGTGTGTAAGCTAAAACTTGTTATTTCGTTCACGAAGGAAAGTGCGAGACGCTAGATATTAACCGAAACTGCCAAAGTATTCGCTGGGCAGCGTGCTTGGTTGTCGATTACCTAGTTGATGCCGGCTTCAACGTACAGATTGTATTACAAAGTCAATAATTATGCGACtatagaatttttttttggtcaaCGTACCCAGCCTAATTACGCCTGTTATAAGCATTGCTTATTAGTTGTTCGCATGCAACGTGTACTACAGCTGGATTAcatttgatatttctgggaaacgttcttttgttttcAACAGATAGTGGCGATCgcttgtatttacgggtgcttaCAACACAATAGTAGAaagttaagcttgtttatattcacagtactcaatttataaaacgttgaacatgagttcaccaattactacaggtatactatagacaatcacaaaaatgctttataatcgcaaaaaaatcaacaagttcggtggttttatctcgaatcagcataTGAACTATTTGAAactattcatgcgtgtctgctggcgtaatgttaaagtcatttaaggtgaaaagctaggtaaaacagctatgccgaaaaagcgcattagtgctctataccaatgtttaggtaagagttgttgacaccgtgtgtaCTGCAAGGGTAATacgtaatgcataaacaacaatgtacggaACAACAGGggtgtctttatgactacctaatgcgttagtaaaaagtattgcttgcatatttattttgtatttatgttaatcAATTGTCTTACGGTTTATtgtgaatttgtatatggtgtcaaaaataaaatgttttgtacAGAGAATTTCTATCATGCAATTTTATTCTTAGCAAGCTAGGTATTCGATAGgtataatttttgtttgtttgttttgtttgttttgatattccaacaatattcatttaataagacgatgattgcaaattgtctttatattcagttgtCATTACTATTTTCtttatactttctatgctttcagaacgtaaaataatagtaatattgttgtaaatgtatctaagttatctttataaaataaataggatgataaaaagtgcacacaaatttcgacccgtgcgttatgacacactctttataaatttgaatgtagTGTGTTAATTTCAagtttgcgattaattttgaaaaatgagttgcgtcttaaattatgcaatagcgaacaacttcagtgccttcattGCTTtgaattgttaaatgtttttggAGCAGTTGTTTTGAACATATTAATGTATTaagttattcaatatttaatttaagataaaaaaatatcgATAAAGGCTTTTATTCAATAGTGAATTGAGGGCGCTGATGGAAAAGTATTTTGTTCATAAGCGTTAAGTGTCTTTTCATTTTAACGTGTTGAGTCAGCGTATGCTTTTCATGAGCCTTGTAGCGACCCATTCCGCACAGGGAAGAATAATGAGCTTAATGTATAGAAGACAATTACTTGAGGCCGACAATTTCTTTTACGCGAACAGTGTGCATCCTAATTACACGTTGATGACTGTATTGGTAAGTGGTTATAAGTATGTTTAGCAAACACATCAAGGTTATAAGCCCGATAAAACCTcaacatcaacgaatatttcgaaaaatatttcAGATAATAAAATTACCCATATTGGCTTCAAGAAGTGTCCAAAGaacgacgtagttctcatgagctaCCCGAAGATTATCTCGTCGTCATgagaaattcacatggaatatattgtcacacacaaaataaaaaccagcattttgtatctcctGGTTCCTGGCTTAAGCCAAAAGGTACGTTTATTttcttgttattaaaaaaattcaaaactaTTCTTAATTtcacgtttgtgtttatgaatgtaataaatgacatttgaacaaaaatatgtcAAGGCCCCTTTGATTGTCTAATTATACTTGCAAAAGGAAATAACTACGAGTGCAGTAGAAAATGCTATTACACACTTTGCTGCCAATGCGGGAAGCGAACATGACGTATCATGATGGAACTTATTGTAATGAATATATGCAAACATTCGATAGGTGTTAAGCTTGAAGaacaatttattaacaaaatgtttaaatatgtaccCACGCGTTCACGTTttttggataaaaaacaacaacgtaaaacacaattttgaacaacactCATGATGTTTTTCTTAATGGCGTAAAGACACGCAGTTTTAGTATGAGCAAATCGCCTCGACATTTAGACCTAGTGCAGCTTGTTATCTTGGTTTGACAGTTCGTCTCCTGATCATTGGTATACTAACACAGGATTATAGATCATTCTGAAAGCGTGTTATTTGCATACATATTACACATTAGACTGCAACTTAAGTCCAGAATCTCCCTAAAATCACTACAAGTAACAcatcgcctactgaatgtaataagtcatgtaactgattttttttacatttttactttttttttccatgtttgtgtttattaaggtgacatacatcaactgttaaaatattaagtcaacctttgtggtaaaaataatgtttttatcaaattatcgaaattgacataacaaacacatgtcattttcggaatgtaaaaagtagcgtaactgacattttgttaaattttcaggagaagcaaaaatgttttattaaaataattaacatttttccgtattcaaattttctgataagtatttaaataacacttgaaaaacaaaacaaaactacaaattgatatgtcttttttaaaacaataaaaaattaagaaaggagaagttaccataatttcaacactgaaatatttaaagcgcaaaaataacgtaagtgctcttactgtagttttgaaaatgtctgaaaatatgctttcctgaacaattcacaaaatgtcagttaccctaggtattacattcagtagacgacatGACATCACATTTCGCCATATTCACTATTAAGGCACATAAGTGTCACAGTAGGAACAGTTATGATAAAGCGGTATAAGAATCATTGTAGTTCACAACTGATTAATGAGCCCTGATTAATTGTCTAATTAATTAGACAAACAGTGATGAATTAATATTGGCATGGATATAGATGTCGTAAAAGtgtaaaaacaacataacaatatgttgaattgttttaAACGCGTTAAGAGTGCTTATACAAGAAACACTAGTATTCGTTTCATGCAACGTGTCTGTCAAAGGTAATTTGCCGTTAATATAACACACTCGGaaaagaatgtttattttaactttttgagTTTCATTATATAACACATTTCGGTTATAACTGCATCGGTTAACTTTAGATTCGTATGGATCGATCAATCAACAATCACGAAGTTGGTTCTAGTCAGATGTACACCGACAGGTGTGCTTCCTTGAGAAAAAGCTCTCATTAATAAGCAAATAACCAAATAAGAATTGgtaaattactaattaaaatatataagcatTACATTTTGCTTGTATTTCTGATAATCTTTTCTTAATTATCCTTATCGATGACAACATGATCAATTGTAGTTACAGTATGTATGATCTTAATAATTAAGCAAGTcccgttaaagcgggtatatacgattttgtcaaatatttatgaattaatataaactgtgtaaaaaacttattatatatatatttcaatataaattaaaataaaagttaagaagaacatgtgtcgaacaatgcgaaataagccagatattaaattctgaaatcgaaaacggctgtacagccgaattcgccagcttgtataccatacatgtacgatgtgcatctaaacttactcGTAGTTTatcggtttataatacaaagacgaatgcttcggttattataggaaaatatgtacgtcacaatcggctcgggcgctgatttgtctttgctgcattttatgaaattcggctttaatgtataatttttatcaatatattacaattaaacatatataaaaaatcgtaaatacccgctttaaacaaaatacaacaagatAAATACTGACTGTTAATAATGTTGAAAGATATATTTCTATCATTAGAACGTAACCTGCagttttaatgatttttgttaTACATCGAATTTGATGGTACTAAGCTAGAACACCTGTTTAggatagaaaataaaataaaagtcatgGGTCAGCAGTGTCGTTATTTCTTAATTCACACGTGAACACCATACATATTCCGGCATTTGTAGAAATGCAAAAATGAAGCAATAACACACACATTTAGTAAATTATTGAGTAAACAGTTGAACAactttttgtctttgtttttgtATGTAATACACTTAAGCCAATATTTTagcatttataattaaaaacaaagaacaaaaaagtGCACAAGCTCAGTCTAACCGCATGTTATAAAAGACAATTATAACAAATACTAGTACATGTACGATTGTATGCAAAAGCAAAAGTAGATTTAGATTTAAATGAAAACACTCGTGTATCGAATTAAAGGCATATCAAAGGCATTAATCGTAATTCTTTACATAATTTGACCAGTATATTGCTGTTTACCAattcaaaagtatattttattttgaatgaaaacaccactaataaaaaatgtgtatcgAGGTCAGAAAAAAGGTTAATACAGAATCCAACTTAAAACACGATGTATATAGTACACTTGCAGGGGTATATTAACGGTATCAACAGTAATTCTTCATATAACAAGACGAATTCACTACCTTCCTTGCACAAATACAATTGTAACTAAGCATTAAACACGCAAGATACCAATTGAGAACACAAACTTGCATGAATATACGTTTGTTTATCTCAGTTTTTAAGAATGTTTACCTGTATATTTCTTCAGACTTGGTTGCTATGTTCTAGAAATGTATGATAAAGACAAGGATTCATTATCATGCTATGAATACTAAACACAGTGGTACAaatgataaacataaataaataaataaatttggcTATGAAGAGGGTGTACACGGTTGTGATTGCCGGTTGAGATTATGTTAAGTAGAAATGACATTCCAATCGATGACCAAAATTGGGAACATACTAAAAAAACTTGAATGGAACAAAAATGAACGGCAAAGGATTAAAAGAAGCGTTTTGTGATACTTCATAAATACAAAAAGACGAGACAATAGTACGACAGATGTCTCTTGTATAACTTTCAAATCATTGGGAAACCTTATTTTTGCTTATTAAGTTCACTAACAGCTGCTCTATGGTGATTGATGACTCCTATACAATCTTAGGAAATATGTAACTGGTGTATAGAGAACTAAGAGCTAACATCGCGCAAAGACTGACAGGATATTcctttttatttataacattatacTAACAATTCCCTCTGTTATATTCAGGAAAGGGTTGCCAACATCGTACATATATAAGCATTGAATCctcaaacaaaacatatattttttacagttttaaattttattaagatAATTGTATCCGGCTCATTAAAAATGCACAATAagcaattatttttatcaatctttATTCGCGATTTGCAATAAGAACAATGtgctgttttttattttttatttttgagaaAAGCCAGTACAAATATACATTCCCATTGACGCATAATGAATCAACCCTGAACGACTCATATGCAAACGCTTTACCCATTTATGCaatgtggactctcccatccttctaaattggatcaaattatttccaaaatcaggaaagtctagtatattaatttctatatttagaatatttcttacagaaattcctctaagcaaacagcgtagaccctgatgtgATGCCGTATTATGAGGCATCTCATCCGGGTCTACACtgtatgccaaggccttttttatagacgttggccataaatgggttaacggaAAATCAGTATTCCGTTTTGGGCGTGAAAACACGTACACCGATGCAAAACATAACAACTTTTACTCTTTATTTACATAGATTTGATTATTCAGTTACATATGCGTTTCATAAACAAGACAATTAGTAACATTAGTCATAACAAGTTAATTATATAGGTACATCTCTTCAGTAAGGTTTGTTATATGCAGATGAAGTTACTTTCGGAGTACTTAAGTTAGTAATTTCTTACAAATATGTCCGtattttaactttataatgtgtatacatatatattctgCACCATCAAAACGAACGTACAACTTACATTGATATCAAAGTACAACTACATAAAGCTTTTTCAATGAGCACGTTTCTCTTGTATTTCTAGAAATTCGTAATAAGACAAAACGATTGATTTACTAGGAGGTCAGACATTGAGCTTCAGTTGTGTTTACGTTTACGGTTGACGGTGAAATTAAGAAGAACGTCTTGAGCATTTTATCAATGTCATAGATATCTGAATTAACATGATAACGCATATTGCGGTGAGACTTATCCCGATGGAAAAAAATAGCTGTTTGGAAATAATTCAAGGAATCGCGACGGCACTACGAAAAGTAACGCTTTTTATATTTTTCTATTGTTGCAGATATCATGATAACAAGCCGTCCTTTTGAAAACGAGCGTTTCGTAGATATTGGGTATCATAgctacattatatatattattataaaaaaactctatatttatacaaaacatttagCAATTTAACACAATATGATTAAATTATATATCAAATACGGTTTGCCATTACTTTGATTATTCCGATGTGAGTCCTTGCTTTACGTATTATTATTAAAGATTGTTAATTTGCGGATACTGTATTTAAATACGTATTGTAATCTAGGCCAATAATGAAAGAACAttgttttcctgaaactactactactactattactattactactactacttctactactactactactactactactactactactactactactactactactactactactaccactactactacttctactactacttctactacaactacaacaacaactactactactactactacttctcctactactactacaacaactactactactactactactactactactactactactactactactactactactactactacttcttctactactatttctactactactactactactactactactactactactactactactacaacaacaactactactactactactactactactactactactactactactactactacactactactactactactactactactactactactactactactactactattactactactactactactactactgctacttctactagtactgatacttctactactacacaactattactactactactactactactactactaccactaccacaactactactacaactgcaactactactactactactcttactactactactactactactactactactactactactactactactactacaactactactgctactactactactactactactacaactacttctactactactactactactactactactactactactactactactactactgctactactactactacaactactactactactaatactactgctactacactactacaactacttctactgctactgcttctgctactgctacttctactgctactgctactgctactgctactactactattactactactacttctactacttctactactactactactaccactactactactactactactactactactactactacttcttctactacgactactactactactaccactactactactactactactactactactactactacttctactactactactactactactacttctactactactactactactactactactacaactactactactactactactactactactactactactactactactacttctactactactactactactactactactactacttttactactactactactactactactactactactactactactactactactacttcttatactactattactactactactactactactactactactactactactactactactactactactactactactactactactactactactacgactactgctactactactactactactactacttctacaactacaacttcgactactacttcttctactaatactactactactactactactactactactactactactactactactactactactactactactacgactactactactactacttctactactactacttctactactactactactactactactacta containing:
- the LOC127842082 gene encoding uncharacterized protein DDB_G0271670-like, encoding SSSSSSSSSSSSSRSSSSSSSSSSSSSSSSSSSSSSSSSSSRSSSSRSSSSSSRSSSSSSSSSSSSSSSSSSSSSSISRRSSSRSCSCRSSSSSSSSSSSRSSSSSSSSSSSSSSSSSSSSSSSSSSSSNSSIRSSSSSSSSSSSSSSSSSSKSSSSSSSSSSSRSSSSSSSSSSSSSSSSSCSSSSSSSSSRSSSSSSSSRSSSSSSSSSSSSSGSSS